One window from the genome of Gloeomargarita sp. SRBZ-1_bins_9 encodes:
- the cobU gene encoding bifunctional adenosylcobinamide kinase/adenosylcobinamide-phosphate guanylyltransferase, with product MARNPQLTLVTGPTRSGKSRWAEHLAAQSGLPVLYVATAWPDPTDPEWQARLQAHRQRRPSHWQTREPPLDLPALCAHPPAHTCLLVDSLGTWVAQLLEHPDPQWQQQQQTLVAALARLPNPTILVAEEVGWGVVPASAAGRLFRDRLGELVQTIGAIAGQVYLVTGGWVVNLAQLGQPLPNDSGSPDFASPA from the coding sequence ATGGCCCGTAACCCGCAACTGACTTTAGTGACCGGCCCCACCCGTTCCGGCAAGAGCCGCTGGGCAGAACATTTGGCCGCCCAATCCGGGTTACCGGTGCTGTACGTGGCGACTGCCTGGCCCGACCCCACCGACCCGGAATGGCAAGCCCGACTTCAGGCCCATCGGCAGCGCCGCCCTTCCCATTGGCAAACCCGCGAACCTCCCCTGGACCTGCCCGCCCTGTGTGCCCATCCCCCGGCCCACACCTGCTTGCTGGTGGACTCCCTAGGCACCTGGGTGGCGCAGTTGCTGGAGCACCCCGACCCCCAATGGCAACAGCAACAACAGACCCTAGTGGCTGCACTGGCCCGCCTGCCCAACCCCACCATTCTGGTGGCCGAAGAAGTCGGGTGGGGGGTGGTGCCCGCCTCTGCCGCAGGACGTCTATTCCGGGACCGGCTGGGGGAACTGGTACAGACCATCGGCGCCATCGCCGGGCAGGTTTACCTGGTCACCGGCGGCTGGGTGGTCAACCTGGCCCAACTGGGGCAACCTCTGCCTAATGACTCGGGTTCTCCGGATTTTGCATCCCCCGCATGA
- the dprA gene encoding DNA-processing protein DprA, with product MAKEAAYWLAWDRIPGMGPVLLQRLHQQFGSLAQAWQASASDLLTVPGLGHQLVQRIVTTRPTLDPQALYDQCRAQNPHFWTPADPDYPRLLREIPDPPPVLYYQGHPQPAELEGTTPLLAVVGTRKPSPYGRKWTEKLVQAVVHQGWGVVSGLAYGIDTTAHRTCLAAGGRTWAVLGTGVDRVYPPENRWLQQEIARQGLLLSEYPAGTGPDRVHFPRRNRLIAGLCRAVLITEAPAGSGALITAHFACQYNRDVYVLPGSLDNPAALGCLQLVQQGAQMVLGVEAFLEALGAIPTSSPTVPLLPPEWAAIWALLPPEPIAFDVIVATSGQPASTVAHVLLELELRGYVTQLPGLRYQRC from the coding sequence TTGGCGAAGGAAGCGGCCTATTGGTTGGCATGGGACCGGATTCCTGGGATGGGACCGGTTTTGCTGCAACGGCTCCACCAGCAATTCGGGAGTTTGGCTCAAGCCTGGCAGGCATCGGCATCGGACCTCTTAACGGTTCCCGGTCTGGGCCACCAGTTGGTCCAGCGGATTGTCACCACCCGCCCCACCCTAGATCCCCAGGCGCTGTACGACCAATGCCGCGCCCAGAATCCCCATTTTTGGACGCCCGCCGACCCGGATTACCCTCGCTTACTGCGGGAAATTCCCGACCCGCCGCCGGTGCTGTATTACCAGGGCCATCCCCAACCAGCGGAACTGGAGGGCACTACGCCCCTGCTGGCGGTGGTGGGTACGCGCAAACCATCCCCCTACGGACGCAAATGGACCGAGAAACTGGTACAGGCGGTGGTGCACCAGGGCTGGGGGGTGGTCTCCGGGCTGGCCTACGGCATTGACACCACGGCCCACAGGACTTGTCTGGCGGCGGGTGGCCGGACCTGGGCGGTGCTAGGGACAGGGGTGGACCGGGTTTATCCCCCGGAAAATCGCTGGCTACAGCAGGAGATCGCCCGCCAGGGACTTTTGCTCAGTGAATATCCCGCCGGTACGGGACCGGATCGGGTGCATTTCCCCCGCCGCAACCGCCTGATTGCCGGGTTGTGCCGCGCTGTGCTGATCACGGAAGCCCCAGCGGGGTCGGGCGCGCTGATTACCGCCCACTTCGCCTGCCAATACAACCGGGATGTATATGTCCTGCCTGGTTCCCTGGACAATCCGGCGGCCTTGGGGTGTCTGCAGCTGGTGCAACAAGGCGCCCAGATGGTCCTAGGGGTAGAGGCATTTTTGGAGGCTCTGGGCGCTATACCGACGTCATCCCCCACTGTGCCCCTGCTGCCTCCCGAATGGGCCGCTATTTGGGCGCTGCTTCCCCCCGAACCCATCGCCTTCGACGTCATCGTCGCTACCAGTGGACAACCCGCCTCCACCGTTGCCCATGTCCTGCTGGAGCTGGAACTCCGGGGCTATGTCACCCAACTGCCGGGGCTGCGGTATCAGCGCTGCTAG
- a CDS encoding chlorophyll a/b-binding protein, producing the protein MTQQDVTRTRGYTVESGGRLNNFAIEPRMYVDEVARVGFTEYAERLNGRLAMIGFVALIILELLTGKGLIGLLKALG; encoded by the coding sequence ATGACGCAGCAGGACGTGACACGGACGCGGGGTTACACCGTCGAAAGTGGGGGCCGGTTGAACAACTTTGCCATTGAACCCCGGATGTATGTGGACGAGGTGGCGCGGGTGGGCTTTACGGAGTATGCCGAGCGGTTGAACGGGCGATTAGCGATGATTGGGTTTGTGGCGCTGATTATTTTAGAACTGTTGACCGGCAAGGGGTTGATCGGGTTATTGAAGGCCTTGGGTTAA
- the dnaK gene encoding molecular chaperone DnaK — translation MAKVVGIDLGTTNSVVAVMEGGQPVVIANAEGFRTTPSVVAYTKNGDRLVGQIAKRQAVINPENTFYSVKRFIGRKYDEVTEEAKQVSYKVLRDANGNVKLDCPVLGKQFAPEEISAQVLRKLVDDASKYLGEPVTQAVITVPAYFNDSQRQATKDAGRIAGLEVLRIINEPTAASLAYGLDKKANETILVFDLGGGTFDVSILEVGDGVFEVLATAGDTHLGGDDFDKKIVDWMAQDFLAKEGIDLRKDKQALQRLTEAAEKAKIELSSVTQTDINLPFITATQDGPKHLEMTLTRAKFEQLCADLIDRCRGPVEQALRDAKLDKSKIDEVVLVGGSTRIPAIQQLVRQMLGKEPNQSVNPDEVVAVGAAIQAGVLAGEVKDILLLDVTPLSLGVETLGGVMTKIIPRNTTIPTKKTEVFSTAVDNQTNVEIHVLQGEREMARDNKSLGTFRLDGIPPAPRGVPQIEVTFDIDANGILSVTARDKATGKSQSITITGASTLPKEEVERMIREAELNAAADREKREKVDLKNQADSLAYQAERQLKDIGDKIPAADKTKLENLVKDLREAINQENYDRIKTLKNDLEQTLYAVSTNLYQQAGSTSSGGGSTSSASEGDVIDADFSEGK, via the coding sequence ATGGCTAAAGTTGTCGGTATTGATTTGGGCACGACCAACTCGGTGGTGGCGGTGATGGAAGGGGGCCAGCCGGTAGTGATTGCCAATGCCGAGGGGTTTCGGACGACGCCGTCGGTGGTGGCCTACACCAAAAATGGGGACCGGCTGGTGGGACAAATTGCCAAGCGTCAGGCGGTGATTAACCCGGAAAACACATTTTATTCGGTGAAGCGGTTTATCGGGCGCAAGTACGACGAGGTCACCGAGGAAGCCAAGCAGGTGTCCTACAAGGTCCTGCGGGATGCTAACGGCAACGTGAAGCTGGATTGCCCGGTTTTGGGGAAGCAATTTGCGCCGGAGGAAATTTCCGCTCAGGTGCTGCGTAAATTGGTGGATGACGCCAGTAAGTATTTGGGAGAACCGGTGACCCAGGCGGTGATCACGGTGCCGGCCTATTTCAACGACTCCCAGCGCCAGGCCACCAAGGATGCCGGTCGGATTGCCGGGCTGGAGGTCCTGCGGATCATCAACGAACCGACGGCAGCGTCCTTGGCCTACGGGCTGGATAAAAAGGCCAACGAAACCATCCTGGTGTTTGACCTAGGGGGTGGGACGTTTGACGTGTCCATCCTGGAGGTGGGCGATGGGGTGTTCGAGGTGCTGGCCACCGCTGGGGATACCCACCTGGGGGGTGATGACTTTGACAAGAAGATTGTGGACTGGATGGCCCAGGACTTCCTGGCGAAAGAGGGGATTGACCTGCGCAAGGACAAGCAGGCCTTACAACGGCTAACGGAAGCGGCGGAAAAGGCCAAGATCGAACTCTCGAGCGTCACTCAAACGGACATCAACCTGCCCTTTATCACAGCGACCCAAGATGGGCCGAAGCACCTGGAGATGACCTTGACACGGGCCAAGTTCGAGCAGTTGTGCGCCGATTTGATCGACCGGTGTCGGGGTCCGGTGGAACAGGCCCTACGGGACGCCAAGTTGGACAAGAGCAAGATTGACGAGGTGGTGCTGGTAGGGGGTTCGACCCGCATCCCGGCGATCCAGCAACTGGTGCGGCAGATGCTGGGGAAGGAACCCAACCAGAGCGTCAACCCGGATGAGGTGGTGGCGGTGGGGGCGGCCATCCAAGCCGGGGTGCTGGCGGGTGAAGTGAAGGACATCCTGCTGCTGGACGTGACGCCTCTGTCGTTGGGGGTGGAAACCCTGGGCGGCGTGATGACCAAAATCATTCCCCGCAACACCACTATCCCCACCAAGAAGACGGAGGTGTTCTCGACGGCGGTGGACAACCAGACCAACGTGGAAATCCACGTGCTGCAAGGGGAGCGGGAGATGGCCCGGGACAACAAGAGCTTGGGGACCTTCCGGTTGGATGGCATTCCGCCGGCGCCCCGGGGTGTGCCCCAAATCGAGGTCACCTTCGACATTGACGCCAACGGGATTTTGAGCGTGACGGCGCGGGACAAGGCCACTGGTAAATCCCAGTCCATCACCATCACGGGGGCTTCCACCCTACCCAAGGAGGAAGTGGAGCGGATGATCCGGGAGGCGGAGTTGAACGCCGCTGCCGACCGGGAGAAACGGGAAAAGGTGGACCTGAAAAACCAGGCCGATTCCTTGGCCTACCAAGCGGAGCGACAACTCAAAGACATCGGCGACAAGATTCCGGCGGCGGACAAAACCAAGCTGGAAAACCTGGTCAAGGACCTGCGGGAGGCCATCAACCAGGAAAACTACGACCGCATCAAGACCCTGAAAAACGACCTGGAGCAAACCCTCTACGCGGTCAGCACCAATTTGTACCAGCAGGCCGGGAGCACCAGCAGCGGCGGCGGGTCCACCAGTAGCGCCAGCGAAGGGGATGTAATTGACGCCGACTTCTCGGAAGGCAAATAG
- the truB gene encoding tRNA pseudouridine(55) synthase TruB has product MDGFLNLYKPAGWTSHDCVAKVRRLLGERRVGHGGTLDPWAMGVLPIAIGRATRLVNFLPPEKRYRARIRFGVQTTTDDLAGEIVTQRPVPDLTLAMVQGILPEFVGVITQKPPAFSAVHIQGQRAYDLARQGQAVEMPDRRVEIYDLTVRDWQPGEFPELTLEVHCGRGTYVRSLARDIGQRLGLPATLSALERTASGGMELQESLTLEQWYTHLQTRTWQPDPPDRYLQHLPTLTLTGRQARLWCHGQAQDGPVQASPWWRVYDEQGRFLGIGQQMGPGMLKPQVVLVNPAAKC; this is encoded by the coding sequence ATGGACGGTTTTCTGAATCTTTATAAACCGGCGGGTTGGACGTCCCACGACTGTGTGGCGAAAGTGCGACGGCTGTTGGGGGAGCGGCGGGTGGGGCATGGTGGCACCCTCGACCCTTGGGCGATGGGTGTGCTGCCAATTGCTATAGGGCGAGCGACGCGACTGGTGAATTTTCTGCCGCCGGAGAAGCGTTACCGGGCGCGGATCCGCTTTGGGGTGCAGACCACTACCGATGATTTGGCGGGAGAAATCGTAACGCAGCGGCCCGTGCCCGACCTGACCTTGGCGATGGTCCAGGGGATACTGCCGGAATTTGTGGGCGTGATTACCCAGAAACCCCCGGCCTTCAGTGCAGTTCACATCCAAGGGCAACGGGCCTATGACCTAGCGCGCCAAGGACAGGCGGTGGAAATGCCAGATCGCCGTGTCGAGATTTACGACCTCACCGTGCGGGATTGGCAGCCGGGCGAATTTCCCGAGCTGACTCTGGAGGTCCACTGCGGCCGGGGTACCTATGTCCGGTCTCTGGCCAGGGACATTGGTCAGCGGCTTGGTCTACCGGCGACCTTGAGTGCCTTGGAGCGTACCGCCAGTGGTGGGATGGAGCTGCAAGAGAGCCTGACCCTGGAGCAATGGTACACCCACCTGCAAACCCGTACCTGGCAGCCAGACCCCCCTGACCGCTACCTCCAGCACCTACCAACCCTAACCTTAACCGGTCGCCAGGCGCGATTATGGTGCCACGGGCAAGCCCAGGACGGTCCCGTGCAAGCATCCCCCTGGTGGCGGGTGTACGATGAACAAGGGCGTTTTTTAGGCATTGGTCAACAGATGGGCCCCGGGATGCTCAAGCCCCAGGTTGTTTTGGTCAATCCGGCGGCCAAATGCTAA
- a CDS encoding NAD(P)H-hydrate dehydratase — MSPAQAESVLVTAAQMRAIEQTLFDQGLPVAALMEKVVARVTQHLLARLSPGQTVGLLVGPGHNGADTLAIGRELWLKGYPVRIYHPFERAKELTLAHKKYAHYLGIPFVDNLQALADCDVLLDGLLGFGWEKALAPELVDLITTVNTWQKSVISIDLPSGLHTDTGQPQPVAIQATHTLCLGLGKVGLFLEPAQPYVGTLVRLDLDIPPATIAAVIGDTPALYRLTAPAMRQALPLPRPITTHKYQCGHLLLVVGSRTYGGAAVLAALGARASGVGLLSVAVPQSLQWLITSQVPEALVIPCPETDQGAIAQLPVDLDRYDLVAVGPGLTLAAKPVVTYLWSSDKPLLLDADALNALAPWSQTRSPWTVLTPHAGEFQRLFPALDVADRLGAVRQAAQMAQATVVLKGAKTLIARPNGTVAINAESTPGLARGGSGDVLTGLLGGLLAQGVKQQRDLAALTEVGVWWHAQTGLWLAQRYGELSVHPQPLAQHLGVVLGEILRHGP, encoded by the coding sequence ATGTCCCCGGCCCAGGCGGAATCGGTACTGGTGACGGCAGCCCAGATGCGGGCCATCGAACAGACCCTGTTTGACCAGGGGTTACCGGTGGCGGCCCTGATGGAAAAGGTGGTGGCTCGGGTCACCCAACACCTATTGGCCAGGCTCTCCCCGGGACAAACCGTCGGCTTGCTGGTAGGACCCGGGCACAACGGCGCAGATACCTTGGCCATTGGCCGGGAACTCTGGCTCAAGGGCTATCCAGTGCGCATTTATCACCCCTTTGAGCGGGCTAAGGAGTTGACGCTCGCCCACAAAAAGTACGCCCACTACTTAGGCATTCCTTTCGTGGACAACCTGCAGGCCCTGGCAGACTGCGATGTGCTGCTCGATGGCCTGTTGGGTTTTGGCTGGGAAAAAGCCCTGGCGCCGGAACTAGTGGACCTGATCACCACGGTCAACACCTGGCAAAAGTCCGTCATCAGCATTGATCTGCCGTCGGGGTTGCACACGGACACCGGACAACCGCAACCGGTGGCCATCCAAGCGACGCACACCCTCTGTCTGGGGCTGGGGAAAGTGGGGTTGTTTTTGGAACCGGCGCAACCCTACGTGGGGACCCTTGTGCGCCTAGACCTGGACATTCCCCCGGCGACCATCGCGGCAGTAATTGGGGACACTCCGGCGCTATATCGGCTGACGGCTCCGGCGATGCGGCAGGCCCTTCCCCTTCCCAGGCCCATCACCACCCACAAGTACCAGTGCGGTCACCTGCTGTTGGTGGTCGGGTCCCGGACCTACGGGGGCGCAGCGGTACTGGCAGCTTTGGGGGCGCGGGCCAGCGGCGTGGGCCTGTTGAGCGTAGCCGTCCCCCAGTCGCTGCAGTGGCTCATCACGTCCCAGGTGCCAGAAGCATTGGTCATCCCTTGCCCCGAAACCGACCAGGGAGCCATCGCCCAATTGCCGGTGGACCTGGACCGCTATGACCTGGTGGCGGTGGGGCCAGGGCTGACTTTGGCAGCCAAACCGGTGGTGACGTACCTGTGGTCCAGCGACAAACCCCTGTTACTGGATGCCGATGCCCTCAATGCCCTGGCACCCTGGTCCCAAACCCGCTCCCCTTGGACAGTGCTAACACCCCATGCCGGCGAATTTCAACGTTTGTTTCCCGCCCTGGACGTAGCCGACCGACTCGGGGCGGTGCGTCAGGCAGCCCAGATGGCCCAGGCGACCGTTGTGCTCAAGGGGGCCAAGACCTTGATCGCCAGACCTAACGGCACGGTGGCCATCAACGCCGAAAGCACTCCCGGATTGGCGCGGGGTGGCAGTGGCGATGTGTTGACCGGACTGCTGGGGGGACTGCTGGCCCAGGGGGTGAAACAGCAGCGGGATTTAGCGGCGCTGACGGAGGTGGGAGTCTGGTGGCACGCACAAACGGGGTTATGGCTGGCCCAACGCTATGGCGAACTCAGCGTTCATCCCCAGCCGTTGGCGCAACATTTGGGCGTGGTCTTAGGGGAAATACTCCGGCATGGCCCGTAA
- the kaiC gene encoding circadian clock protein KaiC, with protein MTDSRTTPVGVQKIRTLIEGFDEVSHGGLPAGRCTIVSGTSGTGKTIFALQFLYNGIIHFDEPGIFVTFEESPEDIIKNALSFGWNLQALIDQGKLFILDASPEPEGQQIIGEFDLSGLIARIEYAVEKFKAKRVSIDSVTAIFQQFSANNGASLIRNQLFILVSRLKKLQVTTVMTTERIDEYGPIARFDVEEFVSDNVVILRNVLEMERRHRTIEILKLRGTTHMKGEYPFTITNDGLSIFPLGAMQLTQRSSNVRVSSGIPKLDEMCGGGFFKDSIILATGATGTGKTLLVSRFLEHACQRGERALLFAYEESRSQLARNASSWGVDFERYERQGLLKIICAYPESTGLEDHLQIIRSEIASFRPSCFAIDSLSALARGVSNNAFRQFVIGVTGFAKQQEITGFFTNTLDQFLGLHSITESHISTITDTILLLQYVEIRGEISRAINVFKMRGSWHDKGIREYVITDKGPEIRDSFRNLERIISGSPTRVAVDEKAELSRIMRGMQNPENPSH; from the coding sequence ATGACAGACAGCAGAACGACCCCGGTGGGGGTGCAAAAAATTCGCACGTTAATTGAGGGATTTGATGAGGTCAGTCACGGGGGATTACCGGCCGGGCGCTGCACCATCGTCAGTGGCACCTCCGGTACCGGAAAAACCATCTTCGCCCTGCAATTTCTCTACAACGGCATCATTCACTTTGATGAGCCGGGGATTTTTGTCACCTTTGAGGAGTCTCCGGAAGACATTATCAAAAATGCCCTCAGTTTTGGCTGGAACCTCCAGGCGTTGATCGATCAGGGGAAACTGTTTATCCTGGATGCTTCCCCGGAACCGGAAGGGCAACAAATCATTGGTGAATTTGACTTATCCGGTTTAATTGCCCGCATTGAATACGCCGTGGAAAAATTCAAGGCCAAACGGGTTTCGATAGATTCGGTAACGGCTATTTTCCAGCAATTTAGCGCCAATAATGGGGCCTCGTTGATCCGTAATCAGTTGTTTATCCTGGTCTCGCGCTTGAAAAAACTGCAAGTGACTACCGTCATGACCACGGAGCGGATTGATGAATACGGTCCGATTGCCCGCTTTGATGTGGAGGAATTTGTCTCGGACAATGTGGTGATTCTGCGCAATGTGCTGGAGATGGAACGGCGTCACCGCACGATTGAAATCCTCAAATTGCGCGGCACGACCCACATGAAGGGGGAATATCCGTTTACGATTACTAACGATGGGTTGAGTATTTTCCCGCTGGGGGCGATGCAGTTGACCCAACGGTCCTCCAATGTGCGGGTGTCGTCTGGCATTCCCAAGCTGGACGAAATGTGCGGCGGTGGCTTTTTCAAAGACTCTATCATCCTGGCGACGGGGGCCACGGGTACGGGCAAGACGTTGCTGGTGAGCCGTTTTTTGGAACATGCCTGTCAGCGGGGGGAACGGGCGTTGCTGTTTGCCTATGAGGAATCCCGCTCCCAACTGGCCCGCAATGCCTCCTCCTGGGGGGTGGATTTTGAGCGCTACGAACGCCAGGGGTTACTGAAAATCATCTGTGCCTATCCGGAATCCACCGGGCTGGAGGACCACTTGCAGATCATTCGCTCGGAAATTGCCAGTTTTCGCCCCTCCTGCTTTGCCATTGATTCCCTGTCGGCCCTGGCGCGGGGGGTGAGCAACAATGCTTTCCGCCAATTTGTGATCGGGGTGACGGGGTTTGCCAAACAGCAGGAAATTACAGGGTTTTTCACCAACACCCTGGACCAATTCCTGGGTTTGCATTCCATTACCGAGTCCCATATCTCCACCATCACGGATACCATCCTGTTGCTGCAATATGTGGAGATTCGCGGGGAAATTTCCCGGGCGATCAATGTGTTTAAGATGCGGGGGTCCTGGCATGACAAGGGCATCCGGGAGTACGTGATTACGGACAAAGGGCCGGAAATCCGGGATTCCTTCCGCAACCTGGAGCGGATCATCAGCGGGTCGCCGACGCGGGTGGCGGTAGATGAAAAGGCGGAACTGTCACGCATCATGCGGGGGATGCAAAATCCGGAGAACCCGAGTCATTAG
- the sufB gene encoding Fe-S cluster assembly protein SufB, whose amino-acid sequence MVATPTKTSTLEHLVSRPYPYGFVTLIEAEVIPKGLNEDIIRMISAKKREPDFMLEFRLRAYRHWLTMPVPTWAQVSYPPIDYQNIVYYSAPKTKEKLNSLEEVDPELLETFEKLGIPLSEQKRLANVAVDAIFDSVSIATTYKKDLAKLGIIFCSLSEAIQEYPELVKKYLGSVVPIGDNYYAALNSAVFSDGSFVYIPKGVRCPLELSTYFRINNGEVGQFERTLIIADEGSYVSYLEGCTAPMYDTNQLHAAVVELVALDNAEIKYSTVQNWYAGDKDGKGGIYNFVTKRGLCQGVNSKISWTQVETGSAITWKYPSCVLVGDYSVGEFYSVALTNHHQQADTGTKMVHVGRHTRSRIVSKGISAGQSRNTYRGLVRVNPKAEYARNYTQCDSLLIGSRSQANTVPVIQVHNPTARVEHEASTSKIGEEQLFYCQQRGMDPEAAVALMISGFCRDVFNQLPMEFAVEADKLLSLKLEGTVG is encoded by the coding sequence ATGGTAGCCACACCGACGAAAACGTCCACGCTGGAGCACTTGGTCAGCCGTCCGTACCCGTACGGTTTTGTTACCCTGATTGAGGCGGAGGTCATCCCCAAGGGGTTGAACGAGGACATTATTCGGATGATTTCGGCCAAGAAACGGGAGCCGGACTTCATGCTGGAGTTTCGCTTACGGGCCTACCGGCACTGGTTGACCATGCCTGTTCCTACCTGGGCGCAGGTGAGCTATCCCCCCATTGACTACCAAAACATCGTTTACTACTCGGCGCCGAAAACCAAGGAAAAGCTGAATAGCCTAGAGGAGGTGGACCCAGAACTCCTGGAGACGTTTGAAAAGCTGGGGATTCCCCTGTCGGAGCAAAAGCGTCTGGCCAATGTGGCGGTGGATGCTATTTTCGATAGTGTGTCCATTGCCACGACCTATAAGAAAGACCTGGCCAAGCTGGGGATCATCTTCTGTTCCCTATCGGAGGCGATTCAGGAGTATCCGGAGCTGGTGAAGAAATACCTGGGTTCGGTGGTGCCGATCGGGGATAACTACTACGCGGCCCTGAACTCGGCGGTGTTTAGCGACGGGTCGTTTGTGTACATTCCCAAGGGGGTGCGGTGCCCGTTGGAGTTGTCCACCTATTTCCGCATCAACAATGGGGAGGTGGGCCAGTTTGAACGCACCCTGATCATCGCCGATGAGGGCAGTTACGTGAGTTATCTGGAGGGGTGTACGGCCCCCATGTACGACACCAACCAACTGCATGCGGCGGTGGTGGAACTGGTGGCCCTAGACAACGCTGAAATTAAATACTCCACGGTACAGAATTGGTATGCGGGGGACAAGGACGGTAAGGGGGGCATTTACAACTTTGTCACCAAGCGGGGCCTGTGCCAGGGGGTGAACTCCAAGATTTCCTGGACCCAGGTGGAAACGGGGTCGGCGATTACCTGGAAATACCCCAGTTGTGTGCTGGTGGGGGACTACTCGGTGGGTGAGTTTTATTCGGTGGCCCTGACCAACCATCACCAGCAGGCGGATACGGGGACAAAGATGGTCCATGTGGGGCGGCATACCCGCTCGCGCATTGTCTCGAAGGGGATTTCGGCGGGGCAGTCGCGCAATACCTACCGGGGTCTGGTGCGGGTGAATCCCAAGGCGGAGTACGCCCGTAATTACACCCAGTGCGATTCCCTGCTGATCGGGTCGCGCTCCCAGGCCAACACGGTGCCGGTGATCCAGGTACACAACCCCACGGCGCGGGTGGAACACGAGGCGTCCACGTCGAAAATCGGCGAGGAGCAGTTGTTCTATTGCCAGCAACGGGGCATGGACCCGGAGGCGGCGGTGGCGTTGATGATCAGCGGTTTTTGCCGGGATGTCTTCAACCAACTGCCGATGGAGTTTGCAGTGGAGGCAGACAAGCTGCTGTCCCTGAAGCTGGAGGGCACGGTCGGCTAA
- the kaiB gene encoding circadian clock protein KaiB has translation MNRRTKKVYILKLYVAGNTPNSVRALATLRDILATEFKGVYTLKVIDILANPRLAEEDKILATPTLARILPPPVRRIIGDLSDREKVLIGLDLLYDELVEEEEASDQTGSL, from the coding sequence ATGAACCGCCGCACCAAGAAGGTTTATATTCTCAAGCTCTATGTGGCCGGCAACACACCCAACTCGGTGCGAGCGCTCGCCACGTTGCGGGACATTTTAGCCACGGAATTTAAGGGGGTTTATACCCTGAAGGTCATTGACATCTTAGCCAACCCCCGTTTAGCGGAAGAAGATAAGATTTTGGCCACCCCCACCCTGGCGCGGATTTTGCCACCCCCCGTGCGGCGGATCATTGGCGACCTGTCCGACCGGGAAAAAGTTTTGATCGGCCTAGACCTCTTGTATGATGAATTGGTGGAAGAAGAGGAAGCGTCGGACCAGACAGGATCACTATGA
- a CDS encoding DUF3181 family protein, producing the protein MSDPEVTRIIEGLAAELGDRVYMDIAHWHLYLREAKLDKPLAQRIYEQVQKGPLREEQALALLREMPVEIGGGRRQIPLLDLVPLAGQLAYMDIVEEFQKRYT; encoded by the coding sequence ATGAGCGACCCAGAGGTCACACGTATCATTGAGGGTCTGGCGGCGGAGTTGGGCGACCGGGTGTACATGGACATCGCCCACTGGCACCTGTATTTGCGGGAAGCCAAGTTGGATAAACCCCTGGCGCAGCGGATTTACGAGCAGGTGCAAAAGGGTCCTCTACGGGAGGAGCAGGCCCTGGCCCTGTTGCGGGAGATGCCGGTGGAGATTGGGGGGGGGCGACGGCAAATTCCTCTTTTAGACCTGGTGCCCCTGGCAGGCCAGTTGGCCTATATGGACATCGTGGAGGAATTTCAAAAACGCTACACCTGA
- a CDS encoding peroxiredoxin, which produces MQRRTLLGGLAISLAGYLVWGQPAWALGGTMPEVGQPAPDFSLPSLDNQRVSLSDYRGRWVVLYFYPRDFTSGCTLEARRFQADWPEYQKRGVQILGVSADSVDTHRQFCDQEGLTFPLLADTDGAVSRAYGSWLGFISLRHTFLIDPDGIIRARFVKVNPATHSQEVLATLDSLGVVG; this is translated from the coding sequence ATGCAACGGCGGACGCTGCTGGGGGGTTTGGCCATTTCGTTGGCGGGTTATTTGGTCTGGGGACAACCGGCCTGGGCGTTAGGGGGCACGATGCCAGAAGTCGGCCAACCGGCACCTGATTTTTCCCTCCCCAGTCTGGACAACCAACGGGTGTCCCTCTCGGATTACCGGGGCCGCTGGGTGGTGCTGTATTTCTACCCCAGGGATTTCACGTCCGGGTGCACCCTGGAGGCGCGGCGGTTTCAAGCGGACTGGCCGGAGTACCAAAAACGGGGGGTGCAGATTTTGGGGGTGAGTGCGGATTCGGTGGATACCCATCGGCAATTTTGCGACCAGGAAGGTCTTACGTTCCCCCTGCTGGCGGATACCGATGGTGCTGTGAGCCGGGCCTATGGGTCGTGGCTGGGTTTTATTTCCCTACGTCACACGTTTCTCATTGACCCTGACGGCATCATTCGGGCGCGGTTTGTGAAGGTGAACCCGGCCACCCACAGCCAGGAGGTATTGGCAACGCTGGATAGTTTGGGGGTTGTAGGTTAA